The Chloroflexota bacterium DNA segment GGCAGCACCGAGGGTGACGGGCGTTGCCGTCGCCAGGCTCGTGCCGCCGAACCATTGGGCGGCGTAGGGTCCGGACACGGGCTCGATGTACAGCTTGTAGGAGCCCTGCGGCAGGGTGAAGCTGTACAGGCCGCTCGCGTCCGTCACGCCGGCGTTCGTCCAGGCGCCGGTCGTCGCGTTCCAGGCCGACACGGTGGCACCCGAGATCGGGGCGGCGCTCGTGGTGCTGACAGTGCCCGACAGGGTGAAC contains these protein-coding regions:
- a CDS encoding carboxypeptidase regulatory-like domain-containing protein, with the protein product FTLSGTVSTTSAAPISGATVSAWNATTGAWTNAGVTDASGLYSFTLPQGSYKLYIEPVSGPYAAQWFGGTSLATATPVTLGAANLTQNLTVR